A segment of the Triticum urartu cultivar G1812 chromosome 1, Tu2.1, whole genome shotgun sequence genome:
gtcaacaagaccactagtttcaagaaaaagggcaaagggaagaagaaggggaacttcaaaaagagcggcaagcaagttgctactaaagagaagaaacccaaacctggacctaagcctgaaactgagtgcttctattgcaagcagactggtcactggaagcggaactgccccaagtatttagcggataagaaggatggcaaggtgaacaaaggtatatgtgatatacatgttattgatgtgtaccttactaatgctcgcagtagcacctgggtatttgatactggctctgttgctaatatttgcaactcgaaacagggactacggatcaagcgaagattggttaaggacgaggtgacgatgcgcgtgggaaacggttccaaagtcgatgtgatcgcagtcggcacgctacctctacatctaccttcgggattactattagacctaaataattgttatttggtgccaacgttaagcatgaacattatatctggatcttgtttgatgcgagatggttattcatttaaatcagagaataatggttgttctatttatatgagtaatatcttttatggtcatgcacccttgaagagtggtctattcttattggatctcgatagtagtaacacacatattcataatgttgaagccaaaagatgcaaagttgataatgatagtgcgacttatttgtggcactgtcgtttaggtcatatcggtgtaaagcgcatgaagaaactccattctgatggacttttggaaccacttgattatgaatcacttggtacttgcgaaccgtgcctcataggcaagatgaccaaaacgccgttctccggtactatggagagagcaacagatttgttggaaatcatacatacagatgtatgtggtccaatgaatattgaggctcgtggcggatatcgttattttctcaccttcacagatgatttaagcagatatgggtatatctacttaatgaaacataagtctgaaacatttgaaaagttcaaagaatttcagagtgaagttgaaaatcatcgtaacaagaaaataaagtttctacgatctgatcgtggaggagaatatttgagttacgagtttggtgtacatttgaaaatttgtggaatagtttcgcaactcacgccacccggaacacctcagtgtaatggtgtgtccgaatgtcgtaatcgtactttactagatatggtgcgatctatgatgtctcttactgatttaccgctatcgttttggggatacgctctagagacggccgcattcacgtcaaatagggcaccatcaaaatccgttgagacgacgccttatgaactgtggtttggcaagaaaccaaagttgtcgtttctaaaagtttggggctgcgatgcttatgtgaaaaagcttcaacctgataagctcgaacccaaatcggagaaaagtgtcttcataggatatccaaaggaaactaatggatacaccttctatcacagatccgaaggcaagacttttgttgctaaattcggaaactttctggagaaggagtttctctcgaaagaagtgagtgggaggaaagtagaacttgacgaggtaactgtacctactcccttattggaaagtagtacatcacagaaaactgtttctatgacacctacaccagttagtgaggaagataatgatgatgatcatgaaacttcagaacaagatactactgaacctcgtagatcaaccagagtaagatccgcaccagagtggtacggtaatcccgttctggaagtcatgctactagatcatgatgaacctacgaactatgaagaagcgatggtgagcccagattccgcaaagtggcttgaagccatgaaatctgagatgggatccatgtatgagaacaaagtatggactttggttgacttgcccgttgatcggcaagcaattgagaataaatggatcttcaagaagaagactgacgctgacggaattattactgtctacaaagctcgacttgtcgcgaaaggttttcggcaagttcaagggattgactacgatgagaccttcttgaaggaaatatgccctagaggcaataataaagttattatttatttccttataatcatgataaatgtttattattcatgctagaattgtattaaccggaaacataatacatgtgtgaatacatagacaaacaaaatgtcactagtatgcctctacttgactagctcgttaatcaaagatggttatgtttcctaaccatgaacaatgagttgttatttgattaacgaggtcacatcattagttgaatgatctgattgacatgacccatttcattagcttagcacccgatcgtttagtatgttgctattgctttcttcatgacttatacatgttcctatgactatgagattatgcaactcccgtttgccggaggaacactttgggtgctaccaaacgtcacaacgttactgggtgattataaaggagcattacaagtgtctccaaaggtacatgttgggttggcgtatttcgagattaggatttgtcactccgattgtcggagaggtatctctgggccctctcggtaatgcacatcacttaagccttgcaagcattgcaactaatgagttagttgcgggatgatgtattacagaacgagtaaagagacttgccggtaacgagattgaactaggtattggaataccgacgatcgaatctcgggcaagtaacataccgatgacaaagggaacaacggtatgttgttatgcggtctgaccgataaagatcttcgtagaatatgtaggagccaatatgggcatccaggtcccgctattggttattgaccggagacgtgtctcggtcatgtctacattgttctcgaacccgtagggtccgcacgcttaaggtttgatgacagttatattatgagtttatgcattttgatataccgaaggttgttcggagtcccggatgtgatcacggacatgacgaggagtctcgaaatggtcgagacataaagattgatatattggaagcctatgtttggatatcggaagtgttccgggtgaaatcgggattttaccggagtaccgggaggttaccggaaccccccgggaaccatatgggccttgatgggccttagtggaaaggagaaaggggcagcccaaggtggccgcgcgcctccccccttcccctagtcctattaggactaggagaggtggccggcccccctctctctcttccccctcaaggaatcctattccaactaggattgggggggggggaatcctactcccagagggagtaggactctcctggcgcgccacctggccggccagcctcccccctctagtcctttatatactgaggcaaaggcaccctagaacacacaagttgatccacgtgatctattccttagccgtgtgcggtgccccctgccaccatagtcctcgataatactgtagcggagtttaggcgaagccctgctgctgtagtgcatcaagatcgtcaccacgccgtcgtgctgacggaactcttccccgacactttgctggatcggagtccggggatcgtcatcgagctgaacgtgtgctcgaactcggaggtgccgtagtttcggtgcttgatcggttggatcgtgaagacgtacgactacttcctctacgttgtcatcgcttccgcagtcggtctgcgttgggtacgtagacaacactctcccctctcgttgctatgcatcacatgatcttgcgtgtgcgtaggaaattttttgaaaattactacgaaacccaacacttcctcacccgtagcgatgtttaagtctgtccgaatcatgttagcaattgccacatttttaatgattatgaaatttggcaatggatgtcaaaactgcattcctgaatggatttctggaagaagagttgtatatgatgcaaccagaaggttttatcgatccaaagggagctaacaaagtgtgcaagctccagcgatccatttatggactggtgcaagcctctcggagttggaataaacgttttgatagtgtgatcaaagcatttggttttatacagacttttggagaagcctgtatttacaagaaagtgagtgggagctctgtagcatttctgatattatatgtggatgacatattttgattggaaatgatatagaatttctggatagcataaagggatacttgaataagagtttttcaatgaaagacctcggtgaagctgcttacatattaggcattaagatctatagagatagatcaagacgcttaattggactttcacaaacacataccttgacaaaattttgaagaagttcaaaatggatcaagcaaagaaaggattcttgcctgtgttacaaggtgtgaaattgagtaagactcaatgcccgaccactgcagaagatagagagaatatgaaagatgttccctatgcatcagcataggatctatcatgtatgcaatgctgtgtaccagacctgatgtgtgccttgctataagtctagcagggaggtaccaaagtaatccaggagtggatcactggacagcggtcaagaacatcctgaaatacctgaaaaggactaaggatatgtttctcgtatatggaggtgacaaagagctcatcgtaaatggttacgttgatgcaagctttgacactgatccggacgattctaaatcgcaaaccggatacgtgtttatattgaacggtggagctgtcagtttgtgcagttctaaacaaagcgtcgtggcggatctacatgtgaagcggagtacatagctgcttcggaagcagcaaatgaaggagtctggatgaaggagttcatatccgatctaggtgtcatacctagtgcatcgggtccaatgaaaatcttttggacaatactggtgcaattgccttggcaaaggaatccagatttcacaagagaaccaagcacatcaagagacgcttcaattccatcgggatcaagtccaggtgggagacatagagatttgcaagatacatacggatctgaatgttgcagacccgttgactaagcctcttccacgagcaaaacatgatcagcaccaaggctccatgggtgttagaatcattactgtgtaatctagattattgactctagtgcaagtgggagactgaaggaaatatgccctagaggcaataataaagttattatttatttccttatatcatgataaatgtttattattcatgctagaattgtattaaccggaaacataatacatgtgtgaatacatagacaaacaagtgtcactagtatgcctctacttgactagctcgttaatcaaagatggttatgtttcctaaccatggacaaagagttgttatttgattaacgggatcacatcattagatgaatgatctgattgacatgacccatttcattagcttagcacccgatcgtttagtatgttgctattgctttcttcatgacttatacatgttcctatgactatgagattatgcaactcccgtttgcagGAGGAACACTTTgagtgctaccaaacgtcaccacgtaactgggtgattataaaggagctctacaggtgtctccaaaggtacatgttgggttggcgtatttcgagattaggatttgtcactccgattgtcggagaggtatctctgggccctctcggtaatgcacatcacctaagccttgcaagcattgcaactaatgagttagttgcgggatgatgtattacggaacgagtaaagagacttgccggtaacgagattgaactaggtattggataccgacgatcgaatctcgggcaagtaacataccgatgacaaagggaacaacgtatgttgttatgcggtctgaccgataaagatcttcgtagaatatgtaggagccaatatgggcatccaggtcccgctattggttattgactggagacgtgtctaggtcatgtctacattgttctcgaaccgtagggtccgcacgcttaaggtttcgatgacagttatattatgagtttatgcattttgatgtaccgaaggttgttcggagtcccggatgtgatcacggacatgacgaggagtctcgaaatggtcgagacataaagattgatatattggaagcctatgtttggatatcggaagtgttccgggtgaaatcgggattttaccgagtaccgggaggttaccggaaccccccggggaccatatgggccttatgggccttagtggaaaggagaaaggggcagcccaaggtgccgcgcgcctccccccttcccctagtcctattaggactaggagaggtggccggcccgctctctctcttttccccctcaaggagtcctattccaactaggattggggggggagggaatcctaactccagagggagtaggactctcctggcgcgccaccagcttggccggccagcctccccccctagtcctttatatactgaggcaaaggcaccccagaaacacacaagttgatccacgtgatctattccttagccgtgtgcgggccccccatccaccataatcctcgataatactgtagcggagtttaggcgaagccctgctgctgtagtacatcaagatcgtcaccacgccgtcgtgctgacagaactcttccccgacactttgctggatcggagtccggggatcgtcatcgagctaaacgtgtgctcgaactcggaggtgccgtagtttcggtgctcgattggtcggatcgggaagacgtacgactactccctctacgttgcgtcaacgcttccacagtcggtctgcgtgggtacgtagacaacactctcccctctcgttgctatgcatcacatgatcttgcatgtgcgtaggaagaatttttgaaattactacgaaacccaacatgtAGTACTCAGCTACTAATACCTAGTGGTAGTATGTAGTATATACTAACAGTACAGTATGCAATAAAACCAGCCACTGTCTAAATCATTGAGCTATGCAGTGTTCCGGGCCCAAGTGGGTATGGAATAGGACCAGCCACTGTCTAAATACTAGCCCAGCACCACGCATCACCCCCCAGCTGGCCCATTTGGGCCCAAATGGCCAGCCTACTTAGCCCCCAGCCACTGGAACCCTAGCTCCCGACCTCTCCAATCGCCACCGCCAGCGCCATCACGCACGAGAGCACGCGCGCACGCGACCCGCGCCTCCTGCCGCCTTCCGCCGGTCCCGGCCGCTGCCGCCAGCGAGCCCGCCGACCACCGCCATGCCTCCTCctttcctctcctctctctcttcCTTCTCTCCCGTCTCAAGGCCGCGTGCCCCTACGGGTCACGGCCATGACCGCCGCCTGAGCACGAGCTCCGGCCGGCCGCCGCACCTGGCTGCGCCATCCGCCGTCCCTgcggtgggtggcggcggcggtggcagggCAGTGGGTGCTGGCGGCGCCTCGTCCCAGCTGAGGCAGCTCTCTTTTTTGAGTCGCTCGACTCATATATGTCGACTAGTCCAGACTAGTCGTCGACTAGTCCATCCACGGCTCGACTCGTATTTGTAGTCTACATGAGAAAATGAGTCGACATCCACTCTGCGACTCGTAGACTAGTCGAGCGACTAGTCTAGACTAGTCGTTCGACTCGTAATCACTGCATGTGATGCAAGACAATTGTGGTTTGGATAGAATCAAAGGAACAATTATATAAGTTTATTTAAAGACATGATCATACAAAAAAATCTGTGATATTTTCAATTATGTtaaaaatatttatataattttACAATTACAAAAAATAAAGAGACATGTTATCCAATTCCGGTTTTTTGCTAACATGAGAATATTAAAGTGGATTTGAAAGAAAAAAAGCTTCTAACTTCAAGGTCCAACTATTCTGGACCAAACTAAGAATGCATTTCAAAGAAAATCCATGAAGGATTGTTGTTGATCCAAGAGGCGAGGCTTTACTTTGCTTTGATCAATATATTACAATCTTGAGGGGCCCGAAGAGATTTGCTTCCATCTTTGCAAATGAATAGGGAAGTTTCTAAGGATTTATGTCATTTTTTTTGCATTTACCCATGTCAATATCCTTGGAGATCAAATCAATTGTAAGAAGCACCTCATAAAAAAGGAGATCCTCTTCTTTTGTGAGGAACCAAAGAATGCTAGCATTGCGTAGCAAAAGGGCATTCCCAAAAGAGGTGAAGCGGATTTTCTTCAATTTGGTCAGAACAGATAGAATATTTGTAAGATCTCATTTGAATGTTCTTCATGTGAGGTAGGTTCCTTGTGTTGAGCTAGTGTGCAGGATGAGCCAAAAGAAAATCTTGTGTTGGAGCACAGATGAAGTTTTCCAGAGCAATTTAAAAATTATATGAGTAGAATCGGACCCCTTGTTACTTCATACATCTGAATAGCAGAGCAATCTACATATTTCTaacggaaaacccatttatctTGTTTCATTAGAGAGATCTAGAGCAATTTAAAAATGATATGAGCAGAATTATGGCCCCTTAAAACTTCGTACATTTGAATAGCAGAGCAATCAACATATTTCTAAGGGCAAACCCGTTTATGTTTTTAATTATCATTAGTGAGATTGATTTATGTCATTTTGAAGCATCCGCGGCTACTAAAAAGCTTGAAATGGGAGTGGccaatgaagtgattttgtgatTGGGTGATGCCATGAAATTCTGGAAGGTGATGTTGCTTTTGCCAGATGAGTAAAGTTTAATGTATTTATCTTCGACGGAGTGATCTTGCCATGAAAGGTCGAACGTGTTACCCTATCCAATAGTACAAGTGCCATACCTTTCTTGTTTGGAATAAGGTTAATCGGAGATTTTCACTAGAATGATCCAACAAGTTTGTCAGGTGTGGGGAATCAATATAATATGATTCCCAAATGAGGTTGACCCAATGTAACTCATATATCTATTAAAGAATTTGTAAAGGTGCTTGATCACAACAATTTTGCTCTGAAGTGTAATGTGAGGAACTGCAAGACCACCTTGACCTTGTAGGCTGCACACTTTGTCCCAAGAGAAGAGAGTTGTCCCTCAATCCTCCATGTCATATTTTCTTCAAAAGCAGTGCcttaagtactccctccgtttctttttagtttacATATAAAATTgagtcaaagtcaaactttgtaatgTTTGACTAACTTTATAGGAAAAATATCAATATTCACcatatgaaatcaatattattaGATGCATCACGAAATTAACTTCCATACCATATAActttggtattgtagatgttgatattttttataaatttggtcaaactttgttTAGTTTGACTTTAATCAAATTttatatgcaaagtaaaaaatgaaacggagggagtatttattaATCTTCTAAGAAACTGAAAGTGGTAGGGACAGAGGGCACATGAAGAAAATGGGTAAACTGCATAGCACTGATTTCACAAGCTATAATTTCACCCCAGATGATAAGAAGGTTGATCATCCAGTAAATCTTTATGGGGTGAAATTAGCCAAGAGGGACAGGGACAAATTCTTATGTCTTTGGCTTTACAATGTTGAGTGGGGAAGTCCTAGATACCAGTAAAAGGGAAGGAGCCCAACATACATCCAAAAGATTGAGCAAGGGTTTGCATTCCGTGATCAAAGACATTAATTGTTGTGTGGATTAAAGACATTAATTCGCACCACAATAGACTTGTTAAAGTTCACTTTCAAACCAGTGTAGGATGCAAGATGGAGGAGTGGGTTCTTTATGTGCTGCCATTGTCTTTCCCATGCATGAAGGATCATGACAGTGTTGTCTGCATAGCGGATGATAGGGAAATCGAGTCATGAAGTGATATTGAGAGGAGGCTGAATCAACTGGTTTTGCATAGCTTCATTGAAAATGGTTTTATAAGTTGAGAAGGTGTATTCAAGTGGTATTCTAAACTTTAAACTTAACCCATGCTGCAAAATGGCAATGCATAATTTATTTCTTTTAATAATACCAGAGACCGTTTTCTTTTCTGTATGCTATGAATTACTCTACATCAGCCCGAGGTCTAAATCAAACATTATATATACAACCTCACTCGTATATACAGACTTATATACATGTCCGAAATACGGAATCAATGATGAGTCTATGCCATCTTGCAATGTATATGCAGCATAATCAAATTAGAGAACTGGTATGTATGTGCGTGACCGAGATGCATATGATTTCACATGTATCTTCGTAGGTAGTCGACCCGGGTGGGGTGCTTGAGCTTCATGAGCGCCTTGAGCTCGTACTTGCGCACCATCTCCCTCGAGATCCTCAGGTTGCCGGCGATCTCGCTCAGCGTGCGCCTCCCTCTGCCGTCCAGCCCGAACCTCTGCCTGATCACCACGCTCTCCTTGGGCTTCAGCGAATCCAGCTGCACCATCCATCACATGATCATCAATCAACATTCAGAAAGCAAACACATGAATCAACTGATGATGTTGTTTATGATTACGAGGTCGTCAATGGCGAGGCGGAGGAGCCGGTTGTGCTTGTGGGTGTCGACCCCGATGGCGTCCACGTCGGTGACCTCTTTGATGAGCTCCTCCTGCGTGACACGGTTCCGCGAGTGGAGCGAGTAGGTCGGCCTCGTCATCCGCACCACGTCGCGGTACCTCGCCGGCGACAGCCCCACTTTCTTCATCGTCTCCTCGTCCGTCGGCGTCCTCCCGAGCTCGAACGACAGCTCCTCCCTCGCCCTGTTGATCTCCTGTCTCTCCTGCACGATAAAATTAATACAAACATTTCAGCATTTCCATCTCTGACAAACACGGACAGAATGTGCAAAACACTGAAGACTGAACCGACTGGGCATGCAAGCTCGGCAGGCATTACCGATTCCATGGCGAATGGGAAGCGGGTGAAGCTGGAGAGCGTCATGGCGCGGACGACGGAGTGGCGGATCCAGAAGAGCGCGTAGGTGGAGATGCGGAAGCCGCGCTTGGGCTCGAAGCGGTCGATGGCCGTGATGAGCCCGTTGGCGCCGGCCTGGCACAGGTCGGCGAACCTCTCGTCGCCGGTCATGTCCGGGTAGTACTTGTTGATCGCGTACAGGACCAGCCGTAGGTTGTGCTGCAACCACCCAACCCAAATTTCAGTTGGATTCCATCTTTTTTCCAGACCACTGGTGCAGCAGAGTACAGAGTGATCAGTGGCAGTGTTGTTGTTTACCTTGATGAGCTTGTTCCTCGCCGCCCGGCCGACGTCGCGGAGCCGCCGTAGCCGCTGCACCGGCATGTTCATGGCCTCGGCGACCTCTGCGTCGGTCGGCTCGCTCTGCAGCTCGTTCCGCAGGTTCTCTTGCACCTCCAAAATGGCCTGAAATGTGTGTCAGTTATTCAGTTTAGCACCTAAATTCAGCTAGCGAGTTCTTGGATCAGCTACCGATTGTTCCTCCTCAATGGAATCAAGATTCAAGAAGAGTTAAATTGATCGGTGGTTGATTACCTTCATGGGTTGCATGATCTTGAAGAGGCGAGCGCTCTGCGCGGCGGAGAGCACCGGCGGGATCTTCATCCGCCTCCAGTCGAGGCTGCCCATGTCGGTCGACACGGCGTGCTCCCGCAGCAGCGCCTCCTCGAACTCCCGCTCCTCGTCCCGGTGTTCGCCCTCCTTGCCGGCGGCCAGATCGCGCATCTCCACCCTCTTCCCCAGGTCCATCCGCCGGCGCCGCTGGCTCCTGACCACCACTGTCCTCCTGGGCGTCGCCGTCGTCGTTGTCGCTGCTGATTTCTT
Coding sequences within it:
- the LOC125531582 gene encoding RNA polymerase sigma factor sigE, chloroplastic/mitochondrial yields the protein MATAHVARASSTHPLPRAPASTPPPRAPSDPRASPPPARPIAPRRLVAAVARPTADVRVPPRHIWKGTAGSRAEQSTASHCFHTIELSREILDCSTRSMTSTVTTPTPSRPLPAGPQRRRYRPTVLAIAGGSKPPRRRAPAAATSCAALAAPEKQSTATAKIQPSPAPVPVPEGTDYDEVAATLETLYKLSPVIVEEDEKRSKKQAATKKKRKQGMKKSAATTTTATPRRTVVVRSQRRRRMDLGKRVEMRDLAAGKEGEHRDEEREFEEALLREHAVSTDMGSLDWRRMKIPPVLSAAQSARLFKIMQPMKAILEVQENLRNELQSEPTDAEVAEAMNMPVQRLRRLRDVGRAARNKLIKHNLRLVLYAINKYYPDMTGDERFADLCQAGANGLITAIDRFEPKRGFRISTYALFWIRHSVVRAMTLSSFTRFPFAMESERQEINRAREELSFELGRTPTDEETMKKVGLSPARYRDVVRMTRPTYSLHSRNRVTQEELIKEVTDVDAIGVDTHKHNRLLRLAIDDLLDSLKPKESVVIRQRFGLDGRGRRTLSEIAGNLRISREMVRKYELKALMKLKHPTRVDYLRRYM